Below is a genomic region from Hylemonella gracilis.
CGGCGCTGGGGCCCTGCGGCGTGGCTCCGGGTTGCATCGACACCGTGGTGCTGGGCTGCACGCACTACCCGCTGATCGCGCCCAGGCTGCGGACACTGCTGGGTCCGGACGTCGCGATGATCGAAAGCGGCGCGCCTGTCGCGCGCCAGACCCGGCGCATCCTGCCCCAGGTCGGGACCGAGGGAACGCCCAGCACCCGCTACTTCACCACTGGCCAGATCGGCGCGCTGCAAGCTGCCGCCCGGCGCTGGCTCGAGGCCGATGCTCGGGTTGAGAACCTGGATCTCGGCTGAAGGCCAGATAGGCCGGTAGAATACGCAGTTCGTCGGGGCGTAGCGCAGCCTGGTAGCGCATCTGGTTTGGGACCAGGAGGTCGCACGTTCGAATCGTGTCGCCCCGACCATCTGACCATCCTTCCCTGGTGGCCCTCTTGCGCACGCGCCCAGACCCCCTGCCCTGGCTCCAGCCCGGTGATGACTTTCCTCCGGTCGAACAGGCCTGGGGACGGGACTCCGAGGCGCCTGGCCTGCTCGCCGCTGGCGGCAGCCTGGATGTGGGAACGCTCAAGCGGGCTTACGCCGGCGGCATCTTTCCGTGGTTCAGCGCGGGGCAGCCCATCCTGTGGTGGAGCACCGAACCGCGCATGGTGCTGGAAACCGCGCGAGACGCGCCCTTGGGTTTTCGCCTGCACCGATCCCTGCGCAAGACCCTGCAGCGCTTCATCGGCGATCCGGCTTGCGAAATCCGCGTCAATACCGCCTTCGACGAAGTGGTGGCGTCTTGCGCGGGCAGTCCGCGCCCCGGCCAGGACGGCACCTGGATCACACCGGCCATGCGACGCGCTTACGCCGACCTGCACCGTGCGGGCCATGCGCATAGCATAGAGACCTGGACGGACGGTGAATTGCGCGGTGGCCTGTATTGCGTTTCACTGGGCCGTGCGGTCTATGGCGAATCCATGTTCGCACGCGCCACGGACGCCTCCAAGATCGCGCTGTCGGCACTGGTAGCCTTCTGCAGGACCCACGAAGTCGGTCTGGTCGACTGCCAGCAGAACACAGCCCACCTGGCCTCACTCGGCGCGCATGAAATCCCGCGGGCCGAGTTTCTGCGACACCTGGCCCGGGCCCGCGATCTCCCCGCGCCACGCTGGCAATTCGACCGCCTATACTGGAACTCAATCATTCCCCACGCCGTCGCCAGCCCCTGAAACCGCGCGCCGTCCACCCATGACGTACCTCCAAGACCTGCCGCTCCAGCACCTGCAGTTCTACGCCACGGCGCCCTACCCGTGCAGCTATCTGGAGGGTCGGCAAGCCCGTTCGCAGGTGGCCACGCCCAGCCACCTGATCAACAACAGCATCTACACCGGGCTGGTGGCCCAGGGCTTCCGCCGCAGCGGCATGTTCACCTACCGCCCGCACTGCGACGGCTGCCAGGCCTGCGTGCCCTTGCGGGTGCGCGCGGCGGATTTCATCCCCAACCGCAGCCAGCGCCGGGCATGGAACCGGCATGCCATGCTGCACGTCCAGGTCACGCGGCTGGCGTTCAGCCCCGAGCACTACCAGCTCTACCTGCGCTACCAGAATGGCCGGCATGCCGGCGGTGGCATGGACCAGGACAGCATCGACCAGTACACACAGTTCCTGCTGCAAAGCCGGGTCAACTCCCGGCTGGTGGAGTTCCGGGAGCCGGCACAGGCTGGCGCGCCCGGCGCCTTGCGCATGGTTTCCGTGCTGGACGTGCTGGACGACGGCCTGTCCGCCGTCTACACCTTCTACGACCCAGATCCTCCACCCGACTCACCCGGCGCCAGCTACGGCACTTACAACGTGCTGTGGCAGATTGAGCAGGCCCGCCAGTTGGACCTGCCCTACGTCTACCTGGGCTACTGGATCCAGCACAGTCCCAAGATGAATTACAAGGCGCGCTTCATGCCGCACGAACTGTTGTTGCGTGGGCACTGGCAGGAAGCCCCTGACACCGCAACGCCAACGGCCTCCTGAGCCAATTCAGACAGAGGATCTGACCCGGTCAGATCCAGCTTGAGGCTTTGAAGTCCGCACTTTTTTGTGCGGCGCAGCAATTCCTGTTGTCCATCGAATTTCAAGGCATAAAATAGACCTCTCTTTGAAACGCGTATTGCAGGAGAGAAGCCCAATGAGGAAAAAAGACCCGGACGCCGTCAGCACACCAACCGTGCAGGTGATTGAACGCATGTTCACACTCATGGACGTGCTGGCGTCACGCGAGGACGCCATTTCGTTGAAGGAAATCAGCGAAAAGACCGGGTTGCATCCCTCGACGGCCCACCGGATTCTGAACGACCTGGCCACCGGCCGTTTCGTCGACCGCCCGCAACCCGGCAGCTATCGCCTGGGCATGCGCCTGCTGGAGTTGGGCAATATGGTCAAGGCCCGCTTGAACGTGCGGGACGCGGCGATCGCGCCCATGCGTGAGTTGCATCGCCAGATCCAGCAACCGGTGAACCTCAGCCTGCGCCAGGGCGACGAAATCGTCTACATCGAACGTGCTTATAGCGAACGCTCGGGCATGCAGGTCATTCGCGCCGTGGGCGGGCGCGCACCCTTGCACCTGACGTCGGTGGGCAAGCTGTTTCTCGCAGCCGACGACCCGCAGCGCGTGCGGGCTTATGCCACGCGCACCGGGTTGGCCGGGCACACCAAAAACAGCATCACCCAACTGCCCGTGCTGGAGCGGGAACTGGTGAAGATCCGCCAGTCCGGCGTCTCGCACGATGACGAGGAGCTGGAACTGGGCGTGCACTGCTTAGCCGCCGGCATCCATGACGACCAGGGCAAGCTGGTCGCTGGCCTGTCGATCTCCGCGCCCACCGGGCGACTGGACAAGGAATGGGCAGTGAAGCTGCAGGGCGTCGCGAACGAGATTTCGCGGATGCTGGGCCACCGCAGCCCTACTGCCCCAACCTGAATTCCATCCGCAACCGCCGCCGACGACGCGGCGGGGTGCGGCCTCAGGTTTTGCTGGCCAAGTCCAAGGTTTCGCCACCGGCCTGCTTGGCCTCGTTGGCTTCCACCCATCGGCGCACGCGCTCGGCGTCGCCCAGACGGCTGAGCTTGCCCACCGAGTCCAGGAAGACCATGATGAGCTTGCGACCGGCCACGGTGGCCTGCATCACCAAGCATTGGCCAGCTTCACTGATGTAACCCGTCTTCTGCAGGCCGATGTCCCAGCGCTGGTTCAGTACCAGCCGGTTGGTGTTGGCGAACACCATCTTGCGTTGCCCCACGGCCACTTGGTAGGCACGGCTGGTGGAAAACTCACGCAGCATCGGGTCGGCCGAGGCGGCGTCGACCAGCAGGGCCAGGTCCCGCGCGCTGGACTGGTTGCGACTGGACAGGCCCGTCGGCTCTGCGAAGCGGGTGTCCTGCATGCCCAGTAATTGCGCCTTGGCGTTCATCATGATGACGAAGATGCCCACCCCCCCGGGATAGGTACGCCCGAGTGCATTGGCGGCCCGGTTCTCGCTGGCCATCAAGGCCAGATGCAGCAGTTCGCCCCGGGTCAGCACGGTACCTACACGCAGGCGCGACACGCTGTTCTTTTCGGTATCGACATCGTCCTGCGTGATGGTGATGGACTCGTCCAAGGGCAGCTCAGCTTCGCTGATGAGCAGCGTGGTCATCAGCTTGGTCAAGGACGCGATCGGCAGCACGGCCTCCTCGTTCTTGCTGAACAGCACTTCCTGGGTGTCCTGGTCGATCACGTAGGCCACGCTGGAACGCAGTGACAAGGGATCGCTGACGCGGTGCAGGCCGGCCTGCATGCCCATGGAAGGCTTGGCCGGAATGACCATGCGACGCACGAACTGCCGCCTGGGCGCCGGTTTGACACCAGCTCCCTGCACCTTGCCCGCCTGACGCGGCGCGGAAGAGGCGGCCGGCATGGCACCCGATGCAGCCACTCCCGGCAGAGGCAACACCAGCAAGGCGACAGAAAGCGAGAAACAGGCGAGCGAAACCAGATTGCGGGCCATACCCGCAGTTTTCAGTCGCAATGATGTGAAGAAGGATGACATTTCCGCGCGACCAGCACGCTGGCCTTGGCTATAGACGCTGTCATCGTTCGATGGATGACACCAATTAGCGCACGGTTATACAGAAAATATCATTCTCGATCAATCACTTGGCCACATTTTTTCACGTTCCGTTACAGCAGAAACAGTGGGATGAAGCCGGTCTTTTCCAGGCTTCATCCCTGCGCGCCCGGGTGTTCCACCCGGCGCGCGCCTTCCTCAGACGGAGGCGGCGACCTGTTCGGCCCCGCGCCGGGCCCGCAGCAGACCCGACACAATAGCCTTGAGCGACGCGGACACGATGTTCGCGTCCATGCCGACACCGAACAGGGTGCGCTCGCCCACGCGCAGCTCCAGATAGGCGATGGCCTGGGCATTGGCGCCCGAGCCCACGGCGTGCTCGTGGTAGTCCAGCACGCGCACGGACTCGCCCACCGCCGTGGCCAGACCTTCGACAAAGGCTTCAATGGGCCCGTTCCCCGCGCCCTCGATGGCCAGGCTCTTGCCTTCCAGCACCACGTCGGCCTGCAAGGTGGTCATGCGCACGCCAGCGGCGTTTTCCCCTTCTTCCTGCACGCGGTACCGCGGCGACGCTACCTCGTTCAAGCCGTACTCGCGCATGAAGACCCCGTGGATGTCCCGCGCGCTCAGCTCCTTGCCACTGGCGTCCATCACGGCCTGCACCACCTGGCTGAACTCAATCTGCAGCCGACGCGGCAGTTCCAGACCGTACTCGCTCTCCAGCAGGTAGGCGATGCCACCCTTGCCGGACTGGCTGTTGACGCGAATCACCGCTTCATAACTGCGCCCCAGATCCTTGGGGTCGATGGGCAGGTAAGGCATGACCCAGATATCACTCTCCTTGCGCGCCGAGAAGGCCTTCTTGATGGCGTCCTGGTGCGAGCCGGAGAAGGAGGTGTAGACCAGCTCACCCACGTAAGGATGACGCGGGTGCACCGGCAGTTGGTTGCAGTGCTCCACCACCCGGCGGATTTCATCGATGTCGGAAAAATCCAGGCCCGGGTTCACGCCCTGGGTGTAGAGATTGAGCGCGACGTTGACCAGATCCAGGTTGCCCGTGCGCTCGCCGTTGCCGAAGAGACAGCCTTCCAGACGATCACCGCCGGCCATGATGGCCAGCTCGCCCGCCGCCGTGCCGGTACCCCGATCATTGTGGGGATGGATCGACAACACGATGCTGTCGCGTCGGGCCAGGTGGCGGTGCATCCACTCCACCATGTCGGCGAAAATGTTGGGTGTGGAATGCTCCACTGTCGAGGGCAGGTTGATGATGCACTTACGCTGGGGGGTCGGTTGCCAGACCTCGGTGACCGCGTCGACCACCCGCTTGGCGAAGGGCAGTTCAGTGCCGGAAAACATCTCCGGCGAATACTCAAAGGTCCACTGGGTTTCGGGATGCTCGGCCGCGATCTGCTTGAACAATGTGGCGTTCGTCACCGCCAATTCGACGATGCCGTCCTCGCTCAGCCCCAACACCACCTTGCGCATGACAGGTGCCGTGGCGTTGTAGAGATGGACGATGGAGCGCTTGGCGCCCTTGAGTGACTCAAACGTGCGGCGGATCAGGTGCTCGCGTGCTTGCGTCAGCACCTGGATCGTCACGTCGTCTGGAATCAGTTGATCGTCGATCAGCTTGCGCACGAAGTCGTATTCGATCTGCGAGGCCGAAGGAAAGCCGACTTCGATCTCCTTGAAGCCGATGTCCACCAGCGCTTGGAACATCTTGAGCTTGCGCGGAATGTCCATGGGCTCGATCAGCGCCTGGTTGCCGTCCCGCAGGTCCACGCTGCACCACACGGGGGGCTTGGTCAGCACCGCATCGGGCCAGGTACGGTCCTTGAGACCGATCGGGGTGAAGGCGCGGTATTTGGCGGCGGGGTTTTTCAACATCGTCATCGTGAATCTCCAGCAAGTTGGTCAGTCGTTGATGCGCACCTGCGGCTAGTTCGAACATTCCAAAACACAAAGGCCCGCTGCAGGTGCATACGGGCCTTAAGGATTGGGGAGTGCGCGTGCGCTACCGTAGCCGCCCGTTGAGGGAGGAGATCAGTAGGGCTAGCGCCAGGAAGTTCATGGGGACTAATTTAGCACAAAACACGAAAGCGGTGAAAAATTCAGCGCTCGCGGTCCGGATGCAGGCCACTTTCCTCAGGCTCATCGATCGAGGTGCTGATCACGCTGACGCGCTGCCCCTTGAGCCTGCGCCAGGCGTACACCGCGTAACCGCTCACGCCATAGAGTGCGAAGATGCCAAACAGCACGGTGGCCGGGTCGATGGTGATCAGCGCGTAAATCAAGACGATCAGGATCACGGTCGCGAAAGGCACACTCTTCTTGAAGCCGATGTCCTTGAAGCTGTAGAACGGCACGTTGCTCACCATGGTCAGGCCGGCGTAAAGCGCCAGGGCGAAGACAAACCAGCAGACGGCGCGCGTCTCCTCCGGCTTCACATCCCACTCGATCATGATCCAGATGAAACCGGTCAACAGCGCCGCGGCCGCCGGCGAGGGCAGCCCCTGGAAATAGCGCTTGTCCACCACGGCGGTGTTGACGTTGAAACGCGCCAGCCGCAAAGCGGCGCAGGCGCAATAGACAAAGGCGGCCATCCAGCCCCAGCGCCCCACGTCCTTCAAGGCCCAGGCATAAGCGACCAAGGCGGGCGCCACGCCAAATGAGACCATGTCCGACAGGGAATCCATCTGCTCGCCGAAGGCGCTCTGGGAGTTGGTCATGCGCGCCACGCGACCATCCAGTCCATCCAGCACCATCGCGCAGAAGATGCCGATGACGGCCAGGCCGAAACGGTCGTTCATGGCCATGACGATGGCATAGAAACCACCGAACAAGGCGGCCAGCGTGACCAGATTGGGCAGCATGTAGATGCCCTTGCTTGTGCTCTTGGGCAGCGGACTCGCTGCCCGTTCATTGTTGTCGGCCATATCTTCCTGCACGTCGTTTTGCATGGAGCGCAAGTGTAAGCGAGCGCCCTGCCCTTCCGCGCAAGCACTGAAATGGAACAAGGCTGCCTGAGGCAGCCTTGTTCCATTCATGCCGGCGTCAACGGCGCGAAAAGCGCCTGCGCCCCCCGGACGGCATCAAAACCAAACCCGCCGGGGCCGTCGATCAGTTGCGGGACTGATCCACCAGCTTGTTCTTGGCGATCCAGGGCATCATGGCGCGCAGCTGGCCACCGACCTTCTCGATGGAATGGTCGGCGGTGTTGCGGCGGCGGGCGGTCATGCTCGGGTAATTCAGGCGACCTTCCTGGATGAACATCTTGGCGTAATCGCCATTCTGAATGCGCTTCAGGGCATTGCGCATGGCCGCGCGCGAGGTTTCATTGATCACCTCGGGGCCGGTCACATACTCGCCAAACTCCGCGTTGTTGGAAATCGAGTAGTTCATGTTGGCGATGCCGCCCTCATAGATCAGGTCCACGATGAGCTTGAGCTCGTGCAGGCACTCGAAGTAGGCCATCTCGGGCGCGTAACCGGCCTCGACCAGGGTCTCGTAACCCATCTTGATCAGCTCGACGGCACCGCCGCACAGCACGGCTTGTTCGCCGAACAGATCGGTCTCGGTTTCTTCCTTGAAGTTGGTCTCGATGATGCCGGCCTTGCCGCCGCCATTGGCCATTGCGTAGCTCAACGCCAGGTCACGCGCCTTGCCGCTCTTGTCCTGGTGCACCGCCACCAGGTGCGGCACGCCGCCGCCTTGGGCGTAGGTAGAACGCACGGTGTGGCCTGGGGCCTTGGGTGCGACCATCCAGACGTCCAAGTCGGCGCGCGGCACGACTTGGTTGTAGTGCACGTTGAAGCCGTGCGCGAAGGCGAGGGATGCGCCCTTCTTGATGTTGGGCTCGACGTTGTTTTTGTAGACCTCGGCGATCTGCTCATCCGGCAACAGAATCATCACCACGTCGGCAGTCTTGACCGCGTCGTTGACTTCCAGCACGTTCAGGCCGGCCTTGCCGACCTTGTCCCAGGAAGCGCCGCCTTTGCGCAGGCCGACGACGACCTTGACGCCGCTGTCATTCAAGTTCTGCGCGTGCGCATGGCCTTGCGAGCCATAACCAATGATGGCGACGGTCTTGCCCTTGATGAGGCTCAGATCACAATCTTTGTCGTAGAAAACTTTCACTTTGCTGCTCCTGTGGAAAACATGAAATAAGGGTGGAAAAAGTCAGGCTCACGGTTAGACGCGCAGTATCCGCTCGCCACGGCCAACACCGCTGCCACCGGTTCGAACAGTCTCGAGAATGGCCGCACGGTCGATGGCATCGAGGAAGGCGTCGTTCTTGGCCTGGTCGCCCGTCATCTCGATGGTGTAGCTCTTGTCGGTCACGTCGATGATGCGGCCACGGAAGATGTCGGCGGTGCGCTTCATCTCCTCGCGCTCCTTGCCCACGGCGCGAACCTTGACCATCATGAGCTCGCGCTCGATGTAGGCCCCTTCGGTGAGGTCCACCACTTTCACGACCTCGATCAGCCGGTTCAGGTGCTTGGTGATCTGTTCGATCACCTCGTCCGAGCCGGCGGTCTGGATGGTCATGCGCGAGAGCGAGGCGTCCTCGGTGGGCGCGACAGTCAGCGACTCGATGTTGTAGCCACGGGCCGAGAACAGGCCCACGACGCGGGACAGTGCGCCAGGTTCATTTTCCAGCAGCACGGCGATGATGTGTTTCATTGCGATTCCTCTTTTTGCCACCCTCCCCCGCTGCCGGTAAGCAGCAGGCTCGGTGGTCAATAGATTCGTCCAGGTTTGAAAGAATGCGGGCCCCAGGCTACCCCAGGCCCTGCTTGCGGGATCAGAGATCCTCGGCGCCCAGCAGCATCTCGGTGATGCCCTTGCCGGCCTGCACCATCGGGAACACGTTCTCGGTGGGGTCGGTGCGGAAGTCGAGAAAGACCGTGCGATCCTTCAACCTGCGCGCCTCGCGCAGCGCGCCTTCCACGTCGGACGGCTTCTCGATCAGCAAGCCGACATGCCCGTAGGCCTCGGCCAGCTTCACGAAGTCGGGCAGGGAATCCATGTAGCTGTGGCTGTACCGACCCGAATACTCGATCTCCTGCCACTGCCGAACCATGCCCAGGTAGCGGTTGTTGAGCGAGAGGATCTTGATGGGCGTGTTGTACTGGCGGCAGGTTGCCAGCTCCTGGATGCACATCTGCACCGAGCCTTCGCCCGTCACGCAGAACACCTCGCTCTCCGGCTTGGCCAGCTTGATGCCCATGGCATAAGGAATGCCCACGCCCATGGTGCCCAGGCCACCGGAGTTGATCCAACGCCGGGGCTGGTTGAAGCGGTAGTACTGCGCGGCCCACATCTGGTGCTGGCCCACGTCGGAGGTGACGTAGGCATCCGCGTCGCGGGTCATGTTCCACAGCGTCTCGATCACGAACTGCGGTTTGATGACGTCCTGGTTGGCACGGTCGTACTTCAGGCAGTCGCGTGCGCGCCAGCCTTCGATGCTGTCCCACCAGGCCTGCAGTGCGCCGGCCTCGGGGCGCTGCGGACTTTCCTTGATGGCCACCAGCATCTCGGACAGCACGTCCTTCACGTCACCGACGATGGGCACGTCCACCTTCACCCGCTTAGAGATGCTCGACGGATCGATGTCGATGTGGATGATCTTGCGGTCCACCGAGGCAAAGTGCTTGGGATTGCCGATCACGCGGTCATCGAAGCGCGCGCCCACGGCCAGCAGCACGTCGCAGTTCTGCATGGCGTTGTTGGCTTCCCAGGTGCCGTGCATGCCCAACATGCCGAGGAATTTGCGGTCGGTGGCGGGGTAGGCTCCCAGGCCCATCAGGGTATTGGTCACCGGGTAGCCCAGCAGGTCCACCAACTCGCGCAACTCAGGCACGGCATTGCCCAGCAGCACGCCACCGCCGGTGTAAATGTAGGGACGCTTGGCGGCCAGCAGCAACTGAAGGGCCTTGCGGATCTGGCCCGCGTGCCCCTTCTTGACCGGATTGTAGGAGCGCATGTGCACGCTTTCGGGATAGCCCTTGTACGGCACCTTCTTGAAAGACACATCCTTCGGAATGTCCACCACCACCGGACCGGGGCGGCCGCTGCGGGCGATATGAAAGGCTTTCTTCAGGGTATCGGCCAGGTCGTTGGCGTCCTTGACCAGGAAGTTGTGCTTGACGATCGGGCGGGTGATGCCCACGGTGTCGCATTCCTGGAAGGCATCAAGGCCGATGGCCGCAGTCGGCACCTGGCCACAGATGATGACCATCGGAATGCTGTCCATGTAGGCCGTCGCGATGCCGGTCACCGCGTTGGTGACGCCCGGCCCGGAGGTGACCAGGGCCACGCCCACATCACCCGTGGCGCGCGCGTAACCGTCGGCCGCGTGCACGGCGCCCTGCTCGTGGCGAACCAGGATGTGCTGGATGCTGTCTTGCTTGTAAAAAGCGTCGTAGATGTGAAGCACTGCACCACCTGGGTAACCCCAGACGTACTTCACGCTCTCGGCTTGCAAGGCCTTGATGAGGATCTCCGCGCCGCGCAGATCTTCGGTCGTGCCTTCGGCCGCAGCAGCGGCGGAGGCAATTTCAGCTTTGGAAATTTCCATGATGAACCTCGAGTATTTCTCTGACGAAAAACCTGGGGTGCTCCTTCGCCAGCGCTTGTGGCACCGCGTCGGAACTTGAGGCCAAAGCCATGAGCGCATCGGATAACCGCGCCGGACTGTGACCCGTTTGCCAATCGGATGAGTTGAATGAGCAGGGCGCATTATGGCATTGCCCGGGCCAGCTGCGGCAATTTCGACGCGGCGGGCATCGGCTGCTGAGATAATCAGCTCAAATCCGTGTTGAACGCATGACGAATTCCCAGCAGCCGGCCACGGCACCTTCTTCCCCCGACACACTCGCCACAAGCCTTGCCGCCCCCCCGGCCTGATGCGCCGCATGGCCTGCTGGCTTTACGAAGGCATGCTGCTGTTCGGCGTGATCTTCATCGCCGCCTATCTGTTTTCCTCTCTCACCCAGCAGCGCCACGCGCTCACCGGCAGGCATGCGCTGATGGCTTTTCTGTTCCTGGTGCTGGGCATCTACTTCACTTGGTTCTGGAGCAAGGGGCAGACCCTGGCCATGAAAACCTGGCACATCCGGGTGACCGACCGGCAGGGTCGGCGACTCAGTCAGCCACGGGCGCTGCTGCGCTACGTTCTGTCCTGGCTGTGGTTCCTGCCGCCACTGGCGCTGATCGCGCCTTTCCACCTCGGGGCGGGTGAAACCTCGGTTCTGCTGATCGGCTGGGTGTTGGTCTGGGCCGTGCTCGCCCGTTTCCACCCCCAGCGCCAGTTCTGGCATGACGCTTTGGCGGGCACGCTGCTGGTGGACGCGCGTCTTCAAGACAATCAGCCATGATCGATCCGACGCCTCGGGAACAGGTCCCCGTCAACCTGCAGAAGGGCCGGACCGGCCTCAACCGCATGGTGCACGCGCTGGGGTATTCCTTTGAGGGCCTGCGCGCGGGCTGGAAGGAAACCGCCTTCCGACAAGAAGTCATCGCAGCCATCCTGCTGCTGCCGCTGGCGTTCTGGCTGGGGCGGGGCTGGGAGCAGGTGGCCCTGCTGGCTGGCAGCGTAGTGTTACTGATGATCGTGGAACTGCTCAACACCGGGATCGAAACCGCCATCGACCGCATCGGGCCCGAATGGCACGACCTGTCCAAACGCGCCAAGGACATGGGCAGCGCCGCCGTTCTGCTGGCCCTGCTGCTGTGCGCCGGCATCTGGGCGGCCGCGCTCTGGCACCGTTTCGCAAGCTGACCAACCGCCCCAGTCCCCCCTTCCAAGCATGAGTGCCACGCAAGAACCCCGCTTCTCCCTGTGTGTCTACTGCGGTTCACGCCCAGGCGCCGATCCACGCCAGGCCGAACTGGCCCGCGTCGTGGGCCGCTGGATCGGCCACCACGGCGGCCAGCTGGTCTATGGCGGTGGCCGGGCCGGGCTGATGGGCGCGGTGGCCGAAGCCACGCTGCAAGCCGGTGGCCGCGTGATCGGCATCATCCCGGACATGCTGGTGGAGCGCGAATGGGCCTACACCGATTGCACCGAACTGCACGTCGTGTCCACCATGCACGAACGTAAGCGTTTGATGGCCGAGCGCAGCGACGCCTTCCTTGCCCTGCCGGGCGGCATCGGTACCTTCGAGGAGCTGTTCGAAGTCTGGACCTGGCGCCAGCTCGGCTACCACGACAAGCCCGTGGGCATCCTCAACGCGCACGGCTATTACGATGGCCTGCTATCGTTTTTGCAGCACTGCGTGGCACAACAGCTGATGGACGAGCGGCAGATGAGCCTGCTCGACAGCGGCGCCTTGGTACAGAACAGTGAGGACGCCGAAACCCTGCTGCGCCGCCTGATCCAGGCGGCAGGCTGGAGTCGGGACAGCGAGGCACTGGGCCGGGTGATCTGAACCCCGCGCCTGAAGCGGACCCATCTCTTCGCGGGCCTGCCTGGCAGCGGGACCATCAGCAAGCCCGCGCCAGATCTACTCACACCCCTCAGATCGCGGCCACATCCTGTTCGCCCGTGCGGATGCGCACCACGCGCTCGACCGCGGTCACGAAAATCTTGCCGTCACCGATCTTGCCCGTGCGAGCCACCTTGACAATGGCGTCGATGCACTGGTCCACGATGACTGCGGGCACCACGGCCTCGATCTTCACCTTGGGCAGGAAATCCACCGCGTACT
It encodes:
- a CDS encoding acetolactate synthase 3 catalytic subunit — its product is MEISKAEIASAAAAAEGTTEDLRGAEILIKALQAESVKYVWGYPGGAVLHIYDAFYKQDSIQHILVRHEQGAVHAADGYARATGDVGVALVTSGPGVTNAVTGIATAYMDSIPMVIICGQVPTAAIGLDAFQECDTVGITRPIVKHNFLVKDANDLADTLKKAFHIARSGRPGPVVVDIPKDVSFKKVPYKGYPESVHMRSYNPVKKGHAGQIRKALQLLLAAKRPYIYTGGGVLLGNAVPELRELVDLLGYPVTNTLMGLGAYPATDRKFLGMLGMHGTWEANNAMQNCDVLLAVGARFDDRVIGNPKHFASVDRKIIHIDIDPSSISKRVKVDVPIVGDVKDVLSEMLVAIKESPQRPEAGALQAWWDSIEGWRARDCLKYDRANQDVIKPQFVIETLWNMTRDADAYVTSDVGQHQMWAAQYYRFNQPRRWINSGGLGTMGVGIPYAMGIKLAKPESEVFCVTGEGSVQMCIQELATCRQYNTPIKILSLNNRYLGMVRQWQEIEYSGRYSHSYMDSLPDFVKLAEAYGHVGLLIEKPSDVEGALREARRLKDRTVFLDFRTDPTENVFPMVQAGKGITEMLLGAEDL
- a CDS encoding RDD family protein, producing MACWLYEGMLLFGVIFIAAYLFSSLTQQRHALTGRHALMAFLFLVLGIYFTWFWSKGQTLAMKTWHIRVTDRQGRRLSQPRALLRYVLSWLWFLPPLALIAPFHLGAGETSVLLIGWVLVWAVLARFHPQRQFWHDALAGTLLVDARLQDNQP
- a CDS encoding diacylglycerol kinase, whose protein sequence is MIDPTPREQVPVNLQKGRTGLNRMVHALGYSFEGLRAGWKETAFRQEVIAAILLLPLAFWLGRGWEQVALLAGSVVLLMIVELLNTGIETAIDRIGPEWHDLSKRAKDMGSAAVLLALLLCAGIWAAALWHRFAS
- a CDS encoding TIGR00730 family Rossman fold protein, translating into MSATQEPRFSLCVYCGSRPGADPRQAELARVVGRWIGHHGGQLVYGGGRAGLMGAVAEATLQAGGRVIGIIPDMLVEREWAYTDCTELHVVSTMHERKRLMAERSDAFLALPGGIGTFEELFEVWTWRQLGYHDKPVGILNAHGYYDGLLSFLQHCVAQQLMDERQMSLLDSGALVQNSEDAETLLRRLIQAAGWSRDSEALGRVI
- a CDS encoding P-II family nitrogen regulator, which produces MKLITAIIKPFRVEEVREALAACGVTGLTVTEVKGFGRQKGHTEVYRGAEYAVDFLPKVKIEAVVPAVIVDQCIDAIVKVARTGKIGDGKIFVTAVERVVRIRTGEQDVAAI